In Streptomyces canus, one DNA window encodes the following:
- a CDS encoding LacI family DNA-binding transcriptional regulator: MDRPPGMMDVAREAGVSHITVSRVINGHPSVRPETRTRVEAAIQKLGYRRNSVARALKSRRSSTIGVVIVGSDLFELPRILLGVETAAKQAGYWVSLASRQGESTSADLVETLQRLTDQSVEAIAVVADRPVVVEALSGLSFGAPVTVVMSGSAPHPGLGFVEVDQELGARLAVRHLLGLGHRDIAHLTGALRTFDARARVDGWQAELAASEAEGALLEGDFSAESGFRLAHELCDADTGLPTAVFAGNDQMAMGALAAFAERGVKVPQDVSLVGFDDMKGAGYLVPALTTVRQDFVHLGRTAIEQLVRTLGGERAERQKITPELVVRRSTAAPRAGS; the protein is encoded by the coding sequence ATGGACCGGCCGCCAGGCATGATGGACGTGGCCCGGGAGGCCGGCGTCTCGCACATCACCGTCTCCCGTGTCATCAACGGCCATCCCTCGGTCCGTCCCGAGACCCGCACCCGGGTCGAGGCCGCGATCCAGAAGCTGGGCTACCGCCGCAACAGCGTCGCCAGGGCCCTCAAGAGCCGGCGTTCCTCGACGATCGGCGTGGTGATCGTCGGGTCGGACCTGTTCGAGCTGCCGCGTATCCTCCTGGGCGTCGAGACGGCCGCCAAGCAGGCCGGTTACTGGGTGAGCCTGGCCAGCCGACAGGGTGAGAGCACCTCCGCCGACCTCGTGGAGACCCTGCAACGGCTCACCGACCAGTCGGTGGAGGCGATCGCGGTCGTAGCGGACCGGCCCGTCGTGGTGGAGGCGTTGTCCGGCCTTTCCTTCGGGGCGCCGGTGACGGTGGTGATGTCCGGCAGCGCACCCCACCCCGGTCTGGGCTTCGTCGAGGTCGACCAGGAACTGGGCGCCCGGCTCGCGGTTCGCCACCTCCTCGGCCTCGGACACCGGGACATCGCCCACCTGACGGGTGCGCTGCGCACCTTCGACGCCAGGGCACGTGTCGACGGCTGGCAGGCCGAACTCGCCGCGTCGGAAGCCGAAGGAGCCCTGCTGGAAGGCGACTTCAGTGCGGAGAGCGGATTCCGCCTGGCCCACGAACTCTGCGACGCCGATACCGGCCTGCCCACCGCGGTCTTCGCCGGAAACGACCAGATGGCGATGGGAGCGCTGGCCGCCTTCGCCGAGCGGGGCGTGAAGGTACCGCAGGACGTCTCCCTCGTCGGCTTCGACGACATGAAGGGTGCCGGATACCTGGTCCCCGCTCTGACCACGGTCCGGCAGGACTTCGTCCACCTCGGCAGGACCGCCATCGAGCAGCTGGTGCGGACGCTGGGCGGGGAGCGGGCGGAACGGCAGAAGATCACACCGGAACTCGTCGTACGGCGAAGCACCGCCGCGCCTCGCGCCGGTTCCTGA
- a CDS encoding NAD-dependent malic enzyme, translating to MTPHSPARAHGAALLADPLRNKGTAFSPEERAELGLDGLLPPATETLDEQADRAYEAFLGYDKPLNRHIYLRQLQDTNEVLFYSLLTRHLEEMLPVVYTPTVGEACRRFSEIYRRPRGLFLTYEDRHRFREILRNRPGGEVHVIVVTDGQRILGLGDQGVGGMGIPIGKLSLYTAIGGIHPARTLPVLLDAGTDNEQLLAGEHYLGRRRHRVTGDAYDEMIEAFVSAVEAELPGTLLQWEDFATAHARPILGRYQDRLLTFNDDIQGTAAVALGALSTATKVAGTPLTDHRIVVLGAGSAAIGVADMIRTALVEEGDSEQQAADRFWFVDIDGLLVRSRTDLTPEQRTYARDDAEVRQWEARDLAGVVGEVKPTVLIGLSTAHGAFTEQIVRTMAEGCDRPVILPLSNPTSNAEAEPADLARWTDGRALIAAGSPFPPLKLDGREVPVAQANNVYVFPAVGLAVTACRATRVTDRMMVAAARAVGECAVRAGADGATPLLPPLASMRDAAREIAVAVALAAVEDGVAPEATEAELREAIATTQWTPRYAS from the coding sequence ATGACACCGCACAGCCCGGCCCGTGCCCACGGAGCGGCCCTGCTCGCCGATCCACTCCGGAACAAGGGCACCGCCTTCAGCCCCGAGGAGCGCGCCGAACTCGGCCTGGACGGGCTGCTGCCACCGGCGACCGAGACGCTAGATGAGCAGGCCGACCGGGCGTACGAGGCGTTCCTCGGGTACGACAAGCCGCTCAACCGGCACATCTACCTGCGCCAGCTCCAGGACACCAACGAGGTGCTGTTCTACAGCCTGCTCACCCGGCACCTGGAGGAGATGCTGCCGGTCGTCTACACGCCTACGGTCGGCGAGGCGTGCCGGCGCTTCAGCGAGATCTACCGCAGGCCGCGCGGTCTGTTCCTGACGTACGAGGACCGCCACCGCTTCCGGGAGATCCTGCGCAACCGGCCCGGCGGCGAGGTCCACGTCATCGTCGTCACCGACGGTCAGCGCATCCTGGGCCTGGGCGACCAGGGCGTCGGCGGCATGGGCATCCCGATCGGCAAGCTCAGCCTGTACACCGCCATCGGCGGCATCCACCCCGCGCGCACCCTCCCCGTCCTTCTCGACGCAGGCACCGACAACGAGCAACTGCTGGCCGGCGAGCACTACCTGGGCCGCAGGCGGCACCGCGTCACCGGGGACGCCTACGACGAGATGATCGAGGCGTTCGTGTCCGCCGTGGAGGCCGAACTGCCCGGGACCCTGCTGCAGTGGGAGGACTTCGCGACCGCGCACGCCCGTCCGATCCTCGGCCGCTACCAGGACCGGCTGCTGACCTTCAACGACGACATCCAGGGCACCGCCGCCGTGGCGCTCGGCGCGCTGTCCACCGCCACGAAGGTCGCCGGAACGCCCCTGACCGACCACCGCATCGTGGTCCTGGGCGCCGGTTCGGCGGCGATCGGGGTCGCCGACATGATCCGCACCGCACTCGTGGAGGAAGGCGACTCCGAACAGCAGGCGGCCGACCGCTTCTGGTTCGTCGACATCGACGGCCTCCTGGTGCGCTCCCGCACCGACCTCACACCCGAGCAGCGTACCTACGCGCGCGATGACGCGGAGGTACGCCAGTGGGAGGCGCGCGACCTGGCGGGGGTCGTCGGCGAAGTGAAGCCGACGGTGCTGATCGGGCTGTCCACGGCGCACGGCGCGTTCACCGAACAGATCGTGCGGACGATGGCCGAAGGCTGCGACCGGCCGGTGATCCTGCCGCTGTCCAACCCGACCTCGAACGCCGAGGCCGAACCCGCCGATCTCGCCCGCTGGACCGACGGCAGGGCCCTGATCGCGGCCGGCTCGCCCTTCCCGCCGCTGAAGCTGGACGGCCGCGAGGTGCCGGTGGCGCAGGCCAACAACGTCTACGTCTTCCCCGCCGTCGGCCTGGCGGTCACCGCCTGCCGGGCCACCCGCGTGACCGACCGCATGATGGTGGCGGCGGCTCGCGCGGTGGGGGAGTGCGCGGTACGGGCGGGCGCCGACGGCGCGACCCCGCTGCTGCCTCCCCTGGCGAGCATGCGGGACGCCGCCCGCGAGATCGCCGTGGCCGTCGCGCTGGCCGCAGTCGAGGACGGCGTGGCCCCCGAGGCCACGGAGGCCGAGCTGCGCGAAGCGATCGCGACGACGCAGTGGACACCGCGGTACGCGTCCTGA
- a CDS encoding lipid II:glycine glycyltransferase FemX, with the protein MRLTVGPIGAAEHLAFVRAQRSVSFLQTPAWGRVKTEWRSESLGWYGGGRLVGAGLVLHRPVPRLERFTLAYLPEGPVIDWTGEIDAWLDPLASYLKAQGAFAIRLGPPVRTNIWSADQVKEGIADPGIKRLPEMSAQWADPVGARVTSRLTDAGWLPQSPEDGFGVGHPQFRYEIPLAGRTEDDVLRGMNQLWRRNIKKAAKEGVEVTVAADVKAFHDLYVHTAERDRFTPRPLPYFDTMFAALSAEDPERIRLYLARHRGDLVAATVLVRVGGHAWYSYGASSTEKREVRGSNACQWAMIRDSLAAGCDVYDLRGITPTLDADDPHVGLIQFKVGTGGRAVRYVGEWDLPLRPMVYRAFDLYMKRRGR; encoded by the coding sequence GTGAGGCTGACGGTCGGGCCGATCGGCGCAGCCGAACATCTGGCGTTCGTGCGGGCACAGCGGTCGGTCAGCTTCCTGCAGACCCCGGCGTGGGGCCGGGTGAAGACCGAGTGGCGCAGCGAGTCCCTCGGCTGGTACGGCGGCGGGCGGCTGGTCGGTGCCGGGCTCGTCCTGCACCGACCGGTGCCGCGGCTGGAGCGCTTCACGCTGGCCTATCTGCCCGAGGGGCCGGTCATCGACTGGACCGGCGAGATCGACGCGTGGCTCGACCCGCTGGCGTCCTACCTCAAGGCACAGGGCGCGTTCGCGATCCGGCTCGGCCCGCCGGTGCGCACGAACATCTGGAGCGCCGACCAGGTCAAGGAGGGTATCGCCGACCCGGGCATCAAGCGGCTCCCCGAGATGTCCGCCCAGTGGGCCGACCCGGTCGGTGCCCGCGTGACCAGCCGGCTGACGGACGCCGGCTGGCTTCCGCAGAGCCCCGAGGACGGCTTCGGGGTCGGGCATCCGCAGTTCAGGTACGAGATCCCGCTGGCCGGCAGGACCGAGGACGACGTCCTCAGGGGCATGAACCAGCTCTGGCGGCGCAACATCAAGAAGGCGGCCAAGGAGGGAGTCGAGGTCACGGTCGCAGCGGACGTGAAGGCGTTCCACGATCTTTACGTCCACACCGCCGAGCGGGACCGCTTCACACCCCGGCCGCTGCCCTACTTCGACACCATGTTCGCGGCACTGAGCGCGGAGGACCCCGAGCGGATCAGGCTCTACCTCGCCCGTCACCGAGGCGACTTGGTCGCCGCCACCGTCCTGGTCCGCGTCGGCGGGCACGCGTGGTACTCCTACGGCGCCTCCTCCACCGAGAAACGCGAGGTGCGCGGCTCCAACGCCTGCCAGTGGGCAATGATCCGCGACTCGCTGGCGGCCGGCTGCGACGTCTATGACCTGCGCGGCATCACCCCCACCCTGGACGCCGACGACCCGCACGTCGGACTGATCCAGTTCAAGGTCGGCACCGGCGGTCGGGCGGTGAGGTACGTCGGTGAGTGGGACCTGCCACTGCGGCCGATGGTCTACCGGGCCTTCGACCTGTATATGAAGCGGCGCGGGCGATGA
- a CDS encoding UDP-N-acetylmuramoyl-tripeptide--D-alanyl-D-alanine ligase: MIPLGVSEIAAVVGGRVEGDGSVTVSAPAVLDGRQAEPGGLFVAFAGEHVDGHDYVGQAGRTGAVAVLGSRPTPLPTVVVDDARAALRALAAHVVARLRDRLTVVGLTGSQGKTGTKDLLAALLSSTSPTTATIGSLNNELGVPLTMLRADAATRFLVLEMGARHIGDIAALTSLVAPDIAVVLNVGQAHLGEFGSRAAIARTKGELIQGLAPGGTAVLNADDPRVAAMRSLTDGPVVTFGRAEHADLRVTDLTPDRLGRPSFTLRTADASVPVALPLVGTHQALNASAAAAAGLAAGVPLDVATAALATASLSPWRMELRALAGGATLLNDSYNANPDSTRAALDALAAIEGGRRIAVLGEMLELGDDSAAEHRAVGEYAASRAHVVAAVGESARSIAEGAGERAVVLADNDAAVDWLRAHLVAGDVVLVKASRGARLDEVAAALA; this comes from the coding sequence GTGATCCCGCTCGGCGTCAGCGAGATAGCCGCGGTGGTCGGCGGCAGGGTCGAGGGCGACGGCTCCGTGACGGTGAGCGCGCCGGCCGTGCTCGACGGCAGACAGGCCGAGCCGGGCGGCCTCTTCGTCGCCTTCGCCGGCGAGCATGTCGACGGCCACGACTACGTCGGCCAAGCCGGCCGGACAGGCGCGGTGGCCGTGCTCGGCTCCCGGCCCACGCCGCTGCCCACCGTCGTCGTCGACGACGCCCGGGCCGCGCTGCGAGCACTTGCCGCCCACGTCGTGGCCCGGCTGCGCGACCGGCTGACCGTGGTCGGACTGACCGGCTCCCAAGGCAAGACCGGCACCAAGGACCTGCTGGCGGCCCTGCTGTCGAGCACCTCGCCGACAACCGCCACGATCGGCTCGCTCAACAACGAACTCGGCGTGCCGCTCACCATGCTGCGCGCCGACGCGGCCACCAGGTTCCTCGTCCTCGAGATGGGAGCCCGCCACATCGGAGACATCGCCGCGCTCACGAGCCTGGTCGCGCCCGACATCGCCGTCGTTCTCAACGTCGGCCAGGCTCACCTCGGCGAGTTCGGGTCGCGCGCGGCCATCGCCCGGACCAAGGGCGAGCTGATCCAGGGGCTGGCACCGGGCGGCACCGCCGTCCTCAACGCAGACGACCCCCGCGTGGCGGCGATGCGCTCGCTCACGGACGGCCCGGTAGTGACCTTCGGCCGTGCCGAGCACGCCGACCTGCGCGTGACCGACCTGACGCCGGACCGGCTCGGCCGGCCGTCCTTCACGCTGCGGACCGCCGACGCCTCGGTACCCGTCGCGCTGCCGCTCGTGGGCACCCACCAGGCGCTCAACGCGTCGGCCGCCGCGGCCGCGGGGCTGGCGGCCGGCGTACCCCTCGACGTGGCCACCGCGGCGCTGGCGACCGCCTCGCTGTCACCGTGGCGCATGGAACTGCGCGCGCTCGCCGGTGGCGCAACGCTGCTCAACGACTCCTACAACGCCAACCCCGACTCGACCCGCGCCGCTCTGGACGCGCTGGCGGCGATCGAAGGCGGGCGCCGCATCGCCGTCCTCGGCGAGATGCTCGAACTCGGCGACGACAGCGCGGCCGAGCACCGCGCCGTCGGCGAGTACGCCGCCTCCCGGGCCCACGTGGTGGCCGCGGTCGGCGAGAGCGCCCGGTCGATCGCCGAGGGCGCGGGAGAGCGGGCGGTGGTGCTGGCCGACAACGACGCGGCGGTCGACTGGCTGCGCGCTCACCTCGTCGCCGGCGATGTGGTCCTCGTCAAGGCCTCCCGCGGAGCGCGCCTCGACGAGGTCGCCGCCGCGCTCGCGTAG
- the vanH gene encoding D-lactate dehydrogenase VanH, with protein sequence MTYSEPATGITIYGCGRDEALLFREMAPRFGVRPTVTEAAVSEANVSLALGNRCVSVGHKTRITPPTLLALGQAGVTYISTRSIGCNHIDVEYAASIGISVENVTYSPDSVADYTLMLMLMAVRNAKSTVRRADEHDYRLNDVRGKELRDLTVGVIGTGRIGTAVVDRLRGFGCRILAHDNHPKTAADHVPLDELLQLSDIVTLHAPLTPDTYHLLDHQRIERLKHGAFVINTGRGPLLDTEALVLALESGRLGGAGLDVLEGEEGIFYADHRNKPIESKLLLRLQNLPNVLISPHTAYYTDRALSDTVENSITNCLKFESGSQHG encoded by the coding sequence ATGACCTACAGCGAACCGGCAACCGGGATCACCATCTATGGATGCGGCCGGGACGAGGCCCTCTTGTTCCGTGAGATGGCGCCCCGCTTCGGCGTGAGACCGACCGTCACGGAGGCCGCGGTATCCGAAGCCAATGTTTCACTGGCCTTGGGAAACCGGTGCGTCAGCGTAGGCCATAAAACCCGGATCACCCCTCCCACTCTTCTCGCACTGGGGCAAGCGGGCGTGACATACATCTCCACACGGAGTATCGGCTGCAACCATATCGACGTGGAATACGCGGCAAGCATCGGCATCTCGGTTGAAAACGTCACCTATTCGCCCGACAGCGTCGCCGACTACACACTGATGCTGATGCTGATGGCGGTACGGAATGCGAAATCCACTGTCCGCCGCGCGGACGAGCACGATTACCGGTTGAACGATGTGCGCGGCAAGGAACTGCGTGACCTCACCGTCGGGGTGATCGGAACTGGACGCATCGGCACAGCAGTCGTGGACAGGCTGCGGGGTTTCGGCTGTCGAATTCTGGCGCACGACAACCACCCGAAGACTGCTGCCGACCACGTTCCTCTCGATGAGTTACTGCAGCTGAGCGACATCGTCACGCTCCACGCACCACTCACCCCGGACACATACCATCTCCTCGATCATCAGCGTATCGAGCGGTTGAAGCACGGGGCTTTCGTCATCAATACCGGACGCGGTCCACTGCTCGACACCGAGGCCCTTGTTCTCGCATTGGAAAGCGGTCGATTGGGCGGTGCGGGGTTGGATGTCCTCGAAGGCGAGGAGGGCATTTTCTACGCCGACCACAGAAACAAACCCATCGAGAGCAAGCTGCTGTTGCGGCTGCAGAATCTCCCGAATGTGCTCATCAGTCCGCACACGGCCTACTACACAGATCGCGCCCTGAGCGACACGGTCGAAAACTCGATCACCAACTGCCTGAAATTCGAAAGCGGGAGTCAGCATGGCTAG
- the vanA-Sc gene encoding D-alanine--(R)-lactate ligase VanA-Sc, protein MARLKVGIIFGGRSEEHGVSVKSAQEVARNLDSEKYEPFYVGITKGGAWQLCDGPGPQWENGRCRPVALSPDRSVHGLLILEQGRYETIRLDVVLPVLHGRLGEDGAIQGLLEISGIPYVGCDVQSSALCMDKSLAYLVAGSAGIATPKFWTVAADESVDPDLLTYPVFVKPARSGSSFGVSEVSRKEELLSAVESAGKYDAKVLIEEAVVGSEIGCAVLGNDRDLVVGEVDRIALSHGFFRIHQESAPESGSENSTPIVPADIPAESRSLVQETAKAVYRALGCRGLARVDLFLTEDGTVILNEVNTLPGMTSYSRYPRMMAAAGLPLAEVIDRVVSLALTGKSG, encoded by the coding sequence ATGGCTAGGTTGAAGGTCGGAATCATCTTCGGGGGTCGCTCCGAAGAGCACGGTGTCTCCGTCAAGTCGGCGCAGGAGGTCGCGCGAAACCTCGATTCCGAGAAGTACGAGCCGTTCTATGTCGGGATCACGAAGGGCGGAGCTTGGCAGCTCTGTGACGGCCCCGGCCCGCAGTGGGAGAACGGCAGGTGCCGTCCTGTTGCCCTGTCACCGGACAGAAGCGTGCACGGACTGCTCATTCTGGAGCAGGGGCGATACGAAACGATCCGCTTGGACGTCGTGCTTCCCGTTCTCCACGGCAGGCTCGGTGAGGACGGTGCGATACAGGGCCTGCTGGAAATCTCCGGCATCCCCTACGTGGGCTGCGACGTCCAGAGCTCCGCCCTGTGCATGGACAAGTCCCTTGCCTACCTCGTCGCCGGAAGCGCGGGCATCGCCACGCCGAAGTTCTGGACCGTCGCGGCGGACGAGAGCGTTGATCCCGACCTGCTCACCTACCCTGTTTTCGTGAAGCCGGCCCGTTCGGGGTCGTCCTTCGGCGTCAGCGAGGTGTCCCGAAAAGAGGAACTCCTGAGCGCTGTCGAAAGCGCGGGCAAGTACGACGCGAAGGTGCTGATCGAAGAGGCTGTGGTCGGCAGCGAGATCGGATGCGCCGTCCTGGGGAACGATCGGGATCTGGTTGTGGGCGAGGTGGATCGGATCGCCCTCTCGCACGGCTTCTTCAGAATCCATCAGGAGTCAGCGCCTGAAAGCGGCTCCGAAAACTCGACACCCATCGTGCCCGCCGACATTCCGGCGGAGTCACGCTCGCTTGTGCAGGAGACGGCAAAAGCCGTGTACCGCGCCTTGGGGTGCAGGGGGCTCGCACGGGTGGACTTGTTCCTCACGGAGGATGGCACGGTGATCCTCAACGAGGTCAACACCCTGCCCGGTATGACCTCGTACAGCCGTTATCCGAGGATGATGGCTGCCGCAGGGTTGCCGCTCGCCGAAGTGATCGACCGCGTCGTGTCGCTGGCGTTGACGGGGAAAAGCGGATGA
- the vanX gene encoding D-Ala-D-Ala dipeptidase VanX, whose protein sequence is MKDDFVFVDELVPGIRWDAKYATWDNFTGKPVDGYLANRIVGTRTVCAALEKVQEKAESLGFGLLLWDGYRPQRAVDCFLRWSQQPEDGRTKPRHYPNIDRAEMFDMGYVAVKSGHSRGSTVDLTLYHLATGELVPMGGGHDLMDSLSHHGARGITPAESAHRHQLRSLMDSCGFSSYACEWWHYTLEGEPYPDTYFDFPVG, encoded by the coding sequence ATGAAGGATGATTTCGTCTTCGTGGACGAACTCGTCCCCGGAATACGCTGGGATGCCAAGTACGCCACCTGGGACAACTTCACCGGCAAACCGGTGGACGGGTACCTGGCCAATCGCATAGTCGGCACGAGGACGGTGTGTGCGGCCCTGGAAAAGGTGCAGGAAAAGGCCGAGTCCCTCGGTTTCGGCCTGCTCCTGTGGGACGGCTACCGCCCGCAACGCGCCGTGGACTGCTTTCTGCGCTGGTCACAGCAGCCGGAGGACGGCCGGACCAAGCCACGGCACTATCCGAACATCGACAGGGCCGAGATGTTCGACATGGGGTACGTGGCCGTCAAGTCGGGCCACAGCCGGGGAAGTACCGTTGACCTGACGCTGTATCACCTGGCCACCGGCGAACTCGTCCCCATGGGCGGTGGCCATGACCTGATGGATTCCCTCTCGCATCATGGAGCAAGGGGGATCACGCCGGCCGAATCGGCACACCGTCACCAGCTGCGCTCTCTCATGGATTCCTGTGGTTTCAGCTCATACGCGTGCGAGTGGTGGCACTACACGCTCGAGGGCGAGCCCTATCCGGACACCTACTTCGATTTTCCCGTCGGGTAG
- a CDS encoding amidohydrolase yields the protein MSPTADLVLTGGLVHTVDPARSRATAVAVRDGRIAAVGHDEVRELIGPRTEVVDLGGKLLLPGFQDAHVHPQGAGLELGLCHLADTVDPAEYLRRIKAYADQHPEAGWITGGGWSLEAFPGGAPTAAALDAIVPDRPVFLPNRDHHGAWVNSRALERAGIDSRTPDPVDGRIERDADGNPTGMLQEGAVHLVGRLVPDPTPQEQLAALLRAQAVLHSYGVTAWQDAIVGAYANMTDPAPSYHAALDRGLLTARVVGALWWDRERGAEQIPELVARREELNRGRFRATTVKVMQDGIAENHTAAMLDPYLTGCGCSTDNSGISFVEPGELRKYVTELDASGFQVHFHALGDRAVREALDSVESARASNGWRGTRHHLAHLQVVHPHDIPRFRALGASANLQMLWAAHEPQMDELTLPFLGAERGTRQYPFGDLLRAGATLAAGSDWPVSSPDPLQAIHVAVNRIAPGAPQGTPEFLPEQRLDLGTALAAYTAGSAYVNHLDDIAGSITVGKSADLVVLDRDPFAGPPEEIAATRVLETFVDGQRVHAAPDA from the coding sequence ATGTCACCCACCGCGGACCTCGTGCTCACCGGCGGTCTCGTGCACACCGTCGATCCCGCCCGCAGCCGGGCCACCGCCGTGGCCGTGCGCGACGGGCGGATCGCCGCCGTCGGCCACGACGAGGTGCGCGAGCTGATCGGGCCGCGCACCGAAGTCGTCGACCTTGGCGGGAAGTTGCTGCTTCCCGGCTTCCAGGACGCCCACGTCCACCCGCAGGGCGCGGGCCTCGAACTCGGCCTGTGCCACCTCGCCGACACCGTCGACCCGGCCGAGTACCTGCGCAGGATCAAGGCGTACGCCGATCAGCACCCGGAGGCCGGGTGGATCACCGGCGGCGGCTGGTCCCTGGAGGCGTTCCCCGGCGGCGCTCCCACCGCTGCGGCTCTCGACGCGATCGTGCCGGACCGACCCGTCTTCCTGCCCAACCGCGACCACCACGGCGCCTGGGTCAACAGCCGGGCGCTGGAGCGCGCGGGCATCGACTCCCGTACCCCGGACCCGGTCGACGGCCGGATCGAACGCGACGCCGACGGCAACCCCACCGGCATGCTCCAGGAGGGCGCGGTCCACCTCGTGGGAAGGCTGGTTCCGGATCCCACGCCGCAGGAGCAACTCGCGGCCCTGCTGCGGGCCCAGGCCGTGCTGCACTCGTACGGCGTGACCGCGTGGCAGGACGCCATCGTCGGTGCGTACGCCAACATGACCGACCCGGCGCCCTCCTATCACGCGGCCCTCGACCGGGGACTGCTCACCGCCCGCGTGGTCGGCGCCCTGTGGTGGGACCGAGAGCGGGGTGCCGAGCAGATCCCCGAACTCGTCGCCCGGCGCGAGGAGTTGAACCGTGGACGGTTCCGGGCCACGACGGTGAAGGTCATGCAGGACGGCATCGCGGAGAACCACACCGCCGCGATGCTCGACCCGTATCTGACCGGCTGCGGCTGCTCCACGGACAACAGCGGCATCAGCTTCGTCGAACCGGGCGAGCTGAGGAAGTACGTCACCGAACTCGACGCGTCCGGCTTCCAGGTCCACTTCCACGCGCTCGGCGACCGCGCGGTGCGTGAGGCCCTCGACTCCGTGGAGTCCGCCCGCGCGTCCAACGGGTGGCGCGGCACGCGGCACCACCTCGCGCATCTGCAGGTCGTGCACCCGCACGACATCCCCCGGTTCCGCGCCCTGGGCGCGAGCGCCAACCTCCAGATGCTGTGGGCTGCCCACGAACCGCAGATGGACGAACTGACCCTGCCCTTCCTCGGCGCGGAACGCGGCACACGGCAGTATCCGTTCGGTGATCTGCTCCGCGCAGGCGCGACCCTGGCGGCCGGCAGCGACTGGCCGGTCAGCAGCCCCGATCCCCTCCAGGCCATCCATGTCGCCGTCAACCGGATCGCCCCCGGCGCCCCCCAGGGCACCCCGGAGTTCCTTCCGGAGCAGCGCCTCGACCTGGGCACCGCCCTTGCCGCGTACACGGCGGGCAGCGCCTATGTGAACCACCTCGACGACATCGCCGGCAGCATCACCGTGGGCAAGTCGGCCGATCTCGTCGTCCTCGACCGCGATCCGTTCGCGGGGCCGCCCGAGGAGATCGCGGCCACCCGGGTCCTGGAGACCTTTGTCGACGGGCAGCGCGTTCACGCGGCGCCGGACGCCTGA